CGGTAGACTGTGGCGGCTGCGCGTGGGGTtggctccggggcggcggcgcgggcacaGATCCATCACGAATCTGGTCCTGCGGGCGCGGTCTCGGCCTCCCCTGCTTGGCCGGCGAGTCTCGGTGGGGGGACTTCTCCTTGCTGAGATCTGGCAGCGGGATCATCCAGATCCCGGCAAGGATGGCGGCGACCCGTGCATGAGAGATGAAGCTCTTCGATCAGATCTGGGTGAAAACCTGCTATTGGCTATTGCCAAGGCCGGCGATGGCGACGTTGtctgcgtcgttcccttcctgaaggcatcatcgtggagaagttcaaggccacGCTCTGCTATCTCCGAGGGAAACACTAAATCAGTAGATCGGATGACGACGACTCTTTGGTGTCGTTTCCCCCTTaggggcgtcattcttggaggtgcaCACGGGCTCGAGGGACCGGAGGACGGCGACTTTGGTGGAGTGGTGCTTCATCTTACACATTGATGGTGGCGGATCTCCGCAGCATGGCGCTGTGGAGACTCGGCGTCtgatgcgcggagatggactcgcgcaggaggaggaagctgtctggcgtcatggtggcgttGATTGCAGAGAGGCATGGCAAGGTCGGTGCTTCAGTTTTGCTCTGAGGATGGACCGAGGGATAATGGAAGTGATGGCCCTTGCAGCGTGCGGTGCTCACTGGGAGTGTGCCAGACCGGTGTGGGACCCAATCCAAGTAGTGGCTTGATTGGACacccggctttagatgttaggctttggtgcgatgcctgtttggtattaggcccggaCATTCGACATGCCTTCATCAAGGGGATAGGAGTAGCAACGGtgttgccaagatggtggctTTAGGCTTATTATGTATCATCTTATAtggtctttgtgaataattaataataCGGCTACATGCATCtttcagatgcagaggccggaggtacatcctccttttctaaaaaaaaggtAGATAAGATATAGGTatatagatagatatagatatacTAGATTAGTATAAagctttttttcgcgaaataagagCTTTCATTCATTAAACAACGGGACTACAATCGTTTTGCAGGCAAACAACTAAAAAACTTGGTACCTAATTTATCCAAAGACATCTTCTCCTAGTTGATGTTGCCTGCTTAGCACACAAATGTGCCCCTTCGTTAGCCACACGAccaaaaaaatttaattggaatGACTGCGAACTCCCGCTGAGCTCTTCTATTTCCTGGAGTATCGGAGCTATCACAGAAAGATTTTGGTTTCTGTCCCTCCATAGCTTGACAACCTCCTGGGCATCAGATTCAACAATAACCTTTGATAGACCAATATCATAGGCGAGTCTAACACATCACGTACAACAAGGGCCTCCATAATTAAAGCATTGGCCGTCTGACCATACCAGATGGCTTGGCCCCTTAGTAAGGCACCACTGTGATCACGTACAATCACTCATGTAGCTCGCTCATTGTTGTCGAGAAGCCAACATCCACATTCAGCTTAATTATGCCAGAACCTGGAGGTTTCCACCTTGGCCGCTCCTTATGGTGTTGCTTCCCTGAAGCCTGTCCTGTTAGTGTAAGATCGTAGGCAATATGAGCAGTCCACTTCACAGATTTAGACACGGATCTTACTCTCTCTTCATGGTGCCGAGCATTCCGCTCAGACCATACAGCCCATCGACCACATAATATAACAGCCGCATCTTCACAAGAAACTTTGCTGCTATCAATCAGATCTACAACCCAAAAATCTGGGTGAAGCTCCGGCACCTTGACTGAAGTGAGATTCTTCAACTCCTGCCAGAACAATTTGGTCCATGTACACTCGAACAAGGCATGTTTGATGGTCTCCTGTCTTCCACATGATTGACAAAATGAGATACGATCCATATGTCTCCCATGGAGAATCGCTCGGCAAGGTATACAATTTTTAATCACCCTCCACCAGAAGTTATGGACTTTTGGTAGTACTCGCATTTTCCAAAGCTTTTTCCAAAACAATTGTTTGTCACCATTCGATCTGGATACTGAAGTGATAGAGTGATTCCTTTCCAGAAGTGCTCGATAGGCTGACCGTACTGAAAAATTGCCTGCTAATCGGCCAGTCGGAATTTGCAAAATGGCCAGAGCATCAACCGGCATAAACTTTGCTTCCACCAACTCCTCATTCCACTCACCTGAGTCCGGGTTTAATAGTTCTTCCACCAAATTTATTCCTGATGATTGCAACTTAACAATAGGCTTTAGTCCAGGATTAGTAGGGATCCAGGGGTCCTCCCAAATTCTTATTGATGATCCATTTCCAATGCGTCGAATGAGGCCCAACTCCAAGGCTTCCCTACCAGAAAGGATTGCCCTCCAAGTTTGTGAGGAATTTCTCTTACGCCCTACAGTCATACAATTGCCATCATTAAAATATTTTCCTTTCAACACGCGTGCACGTCTCCGGATTACAAATCAAGCACCACCCTTGCTTTGCTAGCATAGCTTTATTGAAGAGGACGAAGTCTTTGAAACCCATGCCACCGCATACTTTGGGTATAGTGAGATCCTTCCATTTGACCCAATGCATCTTCCTTTTGGTCTCATCTCCCCCCACCAGAACCGGGCAATTGCTGCTATTATCTTTTTACACAACTTCTTGGAAAGCTTGAAACAGCTCATGGAATATGTCGGAATAGCTTGGCAAATTGATTTAATCAATACCTCACGGCGTGCATTGTTTAGTAATTTTGGCGCCCACTTGTAACAAGTTTCTTGATAGTAGCCACAATATGATCAAAGTGCTCATTAGAGGATCTTCCCACAGCCGTAGGAAGTCCCAAATATCTTTCCACCAAGGCTTCCGTGGGAATTTTCGTATTTTGATGAACCACCGTTTTCATAGCCTCATCTGCATTGCGACTGGAAAATATAGCCGATTTGTGTTTATTCACCATTTGCCCGGAACCCATACGATATTGTTCCAACACATCTTGCAATCTGTGAGCACCCTCAGTTGTTGCTTGTGTAAATACCAAACAAGTCATCAGCAAACAACAAGTGAGATATCCAAGGGCAATGGATACCAATTCTCACCCCCTTTCATAAATGTCCTGCACCATAATTCTTTAACATACAAGAAAAACCTTCAGCACAGAGAAGGAATAAATATGGCGAAATAGGATCGCCTTCTGTAATACCCCGTGTTGGCTTGAAAACTTCAGAATAGTTCCCATTAACTCTAACAGAGAAAGAAATAGtttccaaaaaaaaaattcaaaaatccCCGATGGCGTGTCGCTCCCAccctcccccttccccttccTCGGGCGACGAGAACAGAGCAAGACAAAATCCCCGATCCACTCGCCCTCTCCACCTACCTCGCATCAATTCGAGCTCTCCCCACCCCCAGCCTCCACCTACCAACTCTCATGGCGGGGGCGCGTCGCCGTGGGCTACGGATCCGTCAACTTGCGCCGACGACTCGAGTGGCGGAGCCACGGGCGCTTCCGCTGCCGGGggcggctccgctgcccgagatCGACCCCAACTCACCGGAGGCTCGTCGGGAGATGCGCCGGGAGGTGCTGGGGCGCTTCCCCAACCGGGAGGAGTGGGGAGACATCCACCTCGACATCCTTCGCTATGCGAACTTCGCTGAGCGCGCGCGCTTCATCGGAGACGACGGCTCCATGGATGTGGAGCACCTGTTCTGGGCGATTCAGGAGGCGGAATCGTCGGATCCAGAGCAGGCGGCGAAGTGGGCGTTCTTCAAGAAGGCGAACCCTTCTCGGCTCAACATCAGGCCGCCGTCGGTGGAGGGGATTGCCAGCATTCCGCCGAAGTTCCTTCCACCGGGGGTGCAGCTCCCCGGCCGCCGTCAGTGAAGGGACCGACACCCCTGCCCATCCCACGCCGGCGCCGCGCCATCGACCCCCCTCCCTGGCCGGGAGAGGGAGGTATGCATTCGATTCGCCTGTCCTCTGCATTTCTTTCTCGCTTGCTAGCTCTGCGTTCGCGGAGGGATCGATCCAAAAATTCAACGGAAAATGTGGTAATCCAATCAGTTGATTTAGGTaaaactagggtttcccccgatATGCTGATTGAATCTACCGATGCTGTTGCCGTTTCTTCGGCCTCTAAATCTGTGATTAATTCGAATTCGGGCGTTAGCCTGTTGAACAACGAGACGACGAGCCAAAAAGCGTCCTCCCTACCAAATATGGATAATCTGGTCGTGGCGGGTCCCAAGTTCAGAATTCGTGACCCTGGTGGGAAAACACATTTTCAGGTTACGCGTTCGCGTATGCACGGTGACCTAGAAACTATAGAAGAGCACTTTGGCCAACTCTGGCTCATTCCACCCCCCACCACCTAGAACTAACCCCCTTCCTCTGGATTCACTTGTTGGATCCGGAAGGATCTGATCGCCTCCCGCTCCTTCACAGCCGCTGATTGCCATCCTGCCCCTTGCCGCATCTTTGATCCACCTCCAAGGACCATCAAGGTTTCGAGGGAGGGTTTGGGCCCCGGATCCCTCTCTTTCGCAGCAGTTGTGAAGCAAGGTTTGGCGATGTCTGATCATAGGAATGCTGGTGCGGGAGCTGGCACTGGCGGCCCTTCGAAGGCTGCCACGCAGAGAGCCAGTTCGCAAGGAGGGAGTAGGCAGCCATCTGTCCCAACCTCGAAGGATCTGGCGCCGGCACAAAAACCTACCAGATCCACAGCCTCTACGGCTGCCTCATCCCAGGTACAATCTTCTCAGTCAGTGGAGGTGGAGATGGAACAAGTCCTAGATCCTCGATATAAGGACATGATCTATTTCAACTGTGGAGGCCCAGGACATTATGTTGGAAATTGTATCAAGCCAAAAACATGCTTTATCTGTCAGCAGAATCACAACGTGAACAATTGTGCGGCATGGACTAGGGTTCAACCAACCGTTGCCTATTTTGGTAGTGGAGCAAATGGTCTTGGTTTCTACCATGTAGATGTCCCTGTTGCAAATGAATCCAACTGGCTGAACTTTCAAAACTGTGTTGTAGTTAATATTCTTAAAGGTGATGTGGACAAAGAGATTTTGCTGAGTCTTCTGACTGCTACTTTCTGCGACAGTGGCCTTGGCATATTAGGGGCTTGTCTAGTAAGACATTCCTAGTGAGATTTCCTCCTTGGAGAAAAGTTGAAGATCTTATTGAATTGCCTATTTTTTCTCTGCCTCAGGATGTGTCTGTTACACTAACTGAATGGAAAGGGGCATGTGAACCTTTAGGAAAACTTATTGAGGCTTGGGTTTTAACTGAAGGAATCCCTCCTAAGTGGTGCACATGGAAAGTTTTTTGCTCAGATTGCTTCTTTGTTTGGAGTGCTCACTGATGTGGACTGGAATGGTATGTTTAGGACTCTTTGAGAATGTTAGAATCAAAATTGCCTGCAGGGATCCTACAAAAATTCCATTTGAGAGACTTATTGAGATGAAGAAGAAGTTATTTTTACTGGGATTCACTGTTGAGGGCTTTGAGCAAGTGGGTGGTGTTGATTCTGTCATTGACATTGAGGATGATGAGGATATGGAAGGTGAAGGTGCAGCTAAGGGACAGGAAGATGTAAGTGGGAATGCTCAGAAGGATGGCTTATCTGATGACTTGTTAGATAGTGAGGAGGCAAGTGATGAGCTTGATAAGGCTAATCTGGCTAAGCAAGATAAGAACAAACAGAAAGGGCATCAGGCTGGCATGTTTTGCTCTGATTCTGAGCATGAAAACTTCATTCTGGAGTGTGCTGTTGCTGATAAGGATGAGCAAACTGTAGATGGGAAAGGGATCAAATCTGGAGATGTGTATCCTTCTGGATCTTTAAACCTCACCCCAGCAAAAACCCTTTTGGGGTATGCTGGTGGGATACACAAATCTGATGGTAAGATTGAGAGTATGGAGTATTGTGAGAGCATCCTTAGATCTGTAGACTTTTGTGAGTCTGATGAAGATGAATCCAAGAGTGATGATCTAGAAACTCTTCCTTCTGAAGCTGTCCAGGCCATACAAAATATCTCTTTGAAGAGATCACCGCTGGAAACCCATGACCATTATCAGGATCAAGGGCTTGTCAATGAGAAAAACAAATGGGGGCCGGTGCTGACTCGGAAACCTGCTACTAGGGGGCATAGTAATGTGAATGTTATGGAGAAAGCTGCAACTTACAAGAGGAAGCAGAACTTGGAAATTCCTAAAACCTTCAAAGGTAAATCCTTCACTAACACTGATCATAGTACTTTGCTAGATCAAATGAGTAAAACTGATTTATGCATTGGGGGTGATGATGCTGATAGGCATGAAACTATTGATGATTTAATTGCTGGGGAAAAAGAGAGATGTTTGGCTTTTGCCAATGGTAACCTTGAAATCGTTCTTCCAGATAATCTT
This sequence is a window from Aegilops tauschii subsp. strangulata cultivar AL8/78 chromosome 7, Aet v6.0, whole genome shotgun sequence. Protein-coding genes within it:
- the LOC120968225 gene encoding uncharacterized protein: MESFLLRLLLCLECSLMWTGMVCLGLFENVRIKIACRDPTKIPFERLIEMKKKLFLLGFTVEGFEQVGGVDSVIDIEDDEDMEGEGAAKGQEDVSGNAQKDGLSDDLLDSEEASDELDKANLAKQDKNKQKGHQAGMFCSDSEHENFILECAVADKDEQTVDGKGIKSGDVYPSGSLNLTPAKTLLGYAGGIHKSDGKIESMEYCESILRSVDFCESDEDESKSDDLETLPSEAVQAIQNISLKRSPLETHDHYQDQGLVNEKNKWGPVLTRKPATRGHSNVNVMEKAATYKRKQNLEIPKTFKGAKMARYAMCVGLGATIRQWKILCSEVQGALLLRCLRLLDRRRGELLRIAWIS